Proteins encoded within one genomic window of Platichthys flesus chromosome 13, fPlaFle2.1, whole genome shotgun sequence:
- the rftn2 gene encoding raftlin-2 isoform X1 has product MGCGLRKLEDPEDSTPGKIYSTLKRAQVETKTDTVLEYVLLDFSLEGSRPTVQYVGSLSELPQALQPYYTQGYVLTALHPIILSVGRTRSMPFSLLYRAILARPRPSRQTASMCHSVPVLRVEEWPLPGDSLTGDTVRALIDRVNSSARGGVRFVGSVLQQVSGVTNGRVHSPKRGCRSPPRSPPRTPPGDAEQEDNTYSPDLRLLVFFHSWAPGCAPLDSLACQYHQGALSMRVSRKGQVVSALEADWLELTTAYYRKGWSLVDSFVYWDTPRGEPVPRSLEGLFVYEERSTSPPANDTIVVEQWTVIEGSNVKTDYGPLLHTLAEFGWLLTCVLPTPIIRHDSDGNLATKQVVFLQRPVRGQPAGQQRNQTLSVHSDVSSRSVSRSVSSATVPPEELSPAAGGIGGFPVFGGGYPSALSRLEENGFEQEEGKAEVTCM; this is encoded by the exons ATGGGCTGCGGCttgaggaagctggaggaccCGGAGGACAGCACACCCGGGAAGATCTACTCCACCCTGAAGAGAGCTCAGGTGGAGACGAAGACGGACACCGTGCTGGAGTATGTCCTGCTGGACTTCAGCCTGGAAG GCAGCCGCCCGACGGTGCAGTACGTGGGGTCCCTGTCCGAGCTGCCTCAGGCCCTGCAGCCGTACTACACGCAGGGCTACGTCCTGACCGCCCTGCACCCCATCATCCTGTCTGTGGGCCGGACGCGCTCGATGCCCTTCAGCCTGCTGTACCGCGCCATCCTGGCCCGACCCAGACCCAG caggCAGACGGCCTCCATGTGTCACAGTGTCCCGGTGCTGCGGGTGGAGGAGTGGCCTCTACCTGGCGACTCGCTGACGGGCGACACCGTCCGAGCGCTCATCGACCGG GTGAACAGCAGCGCACGAGGGGGCGTTCGATTCGTGGGCTCGGTCCTCCAGCAGGTGAGCGGGGTCACGAACGGCCGGGTGCACAGTCCGAAGAGGGGCTGTCGCTCTCCTCCGCGCTCCCCCCCCCGGACTCCTCCAGGAGACGCAGAGCAGGAGGACAACACCTACAGTCCTG acttGAGGTTGCTGGTCTTCTTCCACTCCTGGGCTCCAGGCTGTGCTCCTCTGGACTCTCTGGCCTGTCagtaccaccagggggcgctctcCATGCGTGTGTCCAGGAAGGGTCAGGTGGTCAGTGCCCTGGAGGCCGACTGGCTGGAGCTGACCACCGCCTACTACCGCAAAGGCTGGTCACTGGTGGACTCCTTCGTGTACTGGGACACGCCGAGAG gtgagCCAGTGCCCAGATCCCTggagggtttgtttgtttacgaGGAGAGAAGCACGTCTCCTCCCGCCAACGACACCATCGTGGTGGAGCAGTGGACGGTCATCGAG GGCTCCAACGTGAAGACGGACTACGGGCCCCTTCTTCACACCCTGGCCGAGTTCGGCTGGCTGCTCACGTGTGTCCTGCCCACGCCCATCATCCGACACGACAG TGACGGGAACTTGGCCACGAAGCAGGTGGTGTTTCTGCAGAGGCCCGTCCGAGGTCAGCCTGCCGGGCAGCAGAGGAACCAG ACTCTGTCCGTCCACAGCGACGTGTCCAGTCGCTCGGTGAGCCGCTCGGTCAGCAGCGCCACCGTCCCGCCCGAGGAGCTCTCCCCCGCCGCCGGAGGCATCGGCGGCTTCCCCGTGTTCGGGGGGGGGTACCCCAGCGCCCTGTCCCGCCTGGAGGAGAACGGCTTCGAGCAGGAAGAAGGGAAAGCCGAGGTCACGTGTATGTGA
- the rftn2 gene encoding raftlin-2 isoform X2: MGCGLRKLEDPEDSTPGKIYSTLKRAQVETKTDTVLEYVLLDFSLEGSRPTVQYVGSLSELPQALQPYYTQGYVLTALHPIILSVGRTRSMPFSLLYRAILARPRPRQTASMCHSVPVLRVEEWPLPGDSLTGDTVRALIDRVNSSARGGVRFVGSVLQQVSGVTNGRVHSPKRGCRSPPRSPPRTPPGDAEQEDNTYSPDLRLLVFFHSWAPGCAPLDSLACQYHQGALSMRVSRKGQVVSALEADWLELTTAYYRKGWSLVDSFVYWDTPRGEPVPRSLEGLFVYEERSTSPPANDTIVVEQWTVIEGSNVKTDYGPLLHTLAEFGWLLTCVLPTPIIRHDSDGNLATKQVVFLQRPVRGQPAGQQRNQTLSVHSDVSSRSVSRSVSSATVPPEELSPAAGGIGGFPVFGGGYPSALSRLEENGFEQEEGKAEVTCM, translated from the exons ATGGGCTGCGGCttgaggaagctggaggaccCGGAGGACAGCACACCCGGGAAGATCTACTCCACCCTGAAGAGAGCTCAGGTGGAGACGAAGACGGACACCGTGCTGGAGTATGTCCTGCTGGACTTCAGCCTGGAAG GCAGCCGCCCGACGGTGCAGTACGTGGGGTCCCTGTCCGAGCTGCCTCAGGCCCTGCAGCCGTACTACACGCAGGGCTACGTCCTGACCGCCCTGCACCCCATCATCCTGTCTGTGGGCCGGACGCGCTCGATGCCCTTCAGCCTGCTGTACCGCGCCATCCTGGCCCGACCCAGACCCAG gCAGACGGCCTCCATGTGTCACAGTGTCCCGGTGCTGCGGGTGGAGGAGTGGCCTCTACCTGGCGACTCGCTGACGGGCGACACCGTCCGAGCGCTCATCGACCGG GTGAACAGCAGCGCACGAGGGGGCGTTCGATTCGTGGGCTCGGTCCTCCAGCAGGTGAGCGGGGTCACGAACGGCCGGGTGCACAGTCCGAAGAGGGGCTGTCGCTCTCCTCCGCGCTCCCCCCCCCGGACTCCTCCAGGAGACGCAGAGCAGGAGGACAACACCTACAGTCCTG acttGAGGTTGCTGGTCTTCTTCCACTCCTGGGCTCCAGGCTGTGCTCCTCTGGACTCTCTGGCCTGTCagtaccaccagggggcgctctcCATGCGTGTGTCCAGGAAGGGTCAGGTGGTCAGTGCCCTGGAGGCCGACTGGCTGGAGCTGACCACCGCCTACTACCGCAAAGGCTGGTCACTGGTGGACTCCTTCGTGTACTGGGACACGCCGAGAG gtgagCCAGTGCCCAGATCCCTggagggtttgtttgtttacgaGGAGAGAAGCACGTCTCCTCCCGCCAACGACACCATCGTGGTGGAGCAGTGGACGGTCATCGAG GGCTCCAACGTGAAGACGGACTACGGGCCCCTTCTTCACACCCTGGCCGAGTTCGGCTGGCTGCTCACGTGTGTCCTGCCCACGCCCATCATCCGACACGACAG TGACGGGAACTTGGCCACGAAGCAGGTGGTGTTTCTGCAGAGGCCCGTCCGAGGTCAGCCTGCCGGGCAGCAGAGGAACCAG ACTCTGTCCGTCCACAGCGACGTGTCCAGTCGCTCGGTGAGCCGCTCGGTCAGCAGCGCCACCGTCCCGCCCGAGGAGCTCTCCCCCGCCGCCGGAGGCATCGGCGGCTTCCCCGTGTTCGGGGGGGGGTACCCCAGCGCCCTGTCCCGCCTGGAGGAGAACGGCTTCGAGCAGGAAGAAGGGAAAGCCGAGGTCACGTGTATGTGA